The sequence below is a genomic window from Haemophilus pittmaniae.
TGGTCGTCAATTAAACCGTAATAGCAGTCATCGCCAAGCGATGTTTCGTAATTTAGCTAGCGCGTTAGTTAGTCATGAAATCATCAAGACTACTTTGCCTAAGGCTAAAGAATTACGTCGTGTAGTTGAACCGTTGATTACATTAGCAAAAGAAGATAGCGTAGCTAACCGTCGTTTAGCATTCGCTCGTACTCGTAACATTGAAACTGTTGCGAAATTATTCAATGAATTAGGTCCACGTTTTGCTCAGCGTGCTGGTGGTTACACCCGTATTCTTAAATGTGGTTTCCGTGCTGGTGATAACGCACCAATGGCTTACATTGAGTTAGTTGATCGCCCAGAAGTAGCTGAAGCTGCAGCTGAATAATTTAGTACTATAAATATTTAACCCGCTTTTATAGCGGGTTTTTTATTATTTCAAATAAAAAGCCTATCTAGTGAGGATAGGCTTTTAGTATTCAAGTGTAGCTATAAAATATTTTTTAGTTGGGCAAAATCTTCAAAAACCCAGTCTGGATTCGATTCTGCTATCGGAATATTGTAGTTGTAACCATAAGTTAGACCAACGACAGCGCATCCCGCAGAATGGGCTGCTAGGATATCGTTTTTCGAATCACCAACAAATAGAATTTGACGAGGTTCTAGTCCGAATTTTCCACATAGATAGTAGAGCGGGCCAGGGTGTGGCTTAATAGCAGGTAGAGATTGCCCCCCTAGCATTTCACTAAAAAATGATTCGATTCCGAATGCTTCTAATACCGGTAAAACATGTCGGGTTGGTTTGTTTGTTACAACAGCCAATAAGTAACCTTGTTCTTTTAAATATTGGAGTGTTTCTTTTACATTTGGATATAGTCGACTGATATTGCAAAGATTTTCGGCATAGTG
It includes:
- a CDS encoding phosphoglycolate phosphatase, coding for MKTQFKLIGFDLDGTLVNSLPDLALSVNSALADLGLPQASEELVLTWIGNGAPVLIARALDWAKVQTGRELSEAKIEQVKERFHFHYAENLCNISRLYPNVKETLQYLKEQGYLLAVVTNKPTRHVLPVLEAFGIESFFSEMLGGQSLPAIKPHPGPLYYLCGKFGLEPRQILFVGDSKNDILAAHSAGCAVVGLTYGYNYNIPIAESNPDWVFEDFAQLKNIL
- the rplQ gene encoding 50S ribosomal protein L17 is translated as MRHRKSGRQLNRNSSHRQAMFRNLASALVSHEIIKTTLPKAKELRRVVEPLITLAKEDSVANRRLAFARTRNIETVAKLFNELGPRFAQRAGGYTRILKCGFRAGDNAPMAYIELVDRPEVAEAAAE